One genomic region from Clostridium saccharobutylicum DSM 13864 encodes:
- a CDS encoding metallophosphoesterase family protein, translated as MKIAVISDIHANIYALINLLEDIDNEKVDTIICLGDLVGYGPHPNEVISMIRRRHILCIKGNYDSSVVDNEYSYIRETPINSFSLPWTVNELREENRIYLQNLPSTLSLKICNRNFLFVHGSPNKINEYLFENGDNTNEIMKSLNEDVLICAHTHLPSTKDFNGKIYINCGSVGKPKIGRPNSTYCILNINNKDGMKVQIKEIPYSFNRIIKDMTMLNFPSPLIDSFQTGSE; from the coding sequence ATGAAAATAGCAGTAATTTCAGACATTCATGCTAATATATATGCTCTTATCAATCTTTTAGAAGATATTGATAATGAAAAAGTTGATACAATAATTTGCTTAGGAGATTTAGTTGGATATGGTCCTCATCCTAATGAAGTAATTTCAATGATTAGAAGAAGACATATTCTATGCATAAAAGGCAATTATGACAGCTCAGTTGTTGACAATGAGTACTCTTACATAAGAGAAACACCTATTAATAGTTTTTCTCTTCCTTGGACAGTCAATGAACTAAGGGAAGAAAATAGAATCTACCTTCAAAATTTACCTTCAACCTTATCTTTAAAGATATGTAATAGAAATTTTCTATTCGTGCATGGAAGTCCAAATAAAATTAATGAATATCTTTTTGAAAATGGAGATAACACTAATGAAATAATGAAATCCCTTAATGAAGATGTTCTTATTTGTGCTCACACTCATCTACCATCAACAAAAGACTTTAACGGTAAGATATATATAAATTGCGGAAGTGTAGGTAAGCCTAAAATAGGTAGACCAAATAGCACATATTGTATTTTAAATATTAATAATAAAGATGGTATGAAGGTGCAAATAAAGGAAATTCCTTATTCGTTTAACAGAATTATTAAGGATATGACTATGTTAAATTTCCCCAGCCCACTTATTGACAGTTTTCAAACAGGCTCAGAGTAG